CAAAACAATGGCCGGTTCAGCACGCCGAGCTGGATGCCATCGCGACACGCATGGCTGAGGGCTTTAACTATTCGCAAGAATCATTGAGCGAAGCCTGGCAACGTCTGTTTATCGGCCCTTACGCATTACCGGCTTCGCCATGGGGCTCTGCTTATCTCGATAAAGAAAATGTGCTGTTTGGTGACTCGATGCTTGAGCTGCGCCAGTGGATGCGCGAAAACGACATCGCCAATGAGCAAGAAAGTAACGAACCTGATGACCATATCGGGATTTTGTTGATGCTGGCTGCATGGCTCGCAGAAGAAGGCATGATGCAAAAAGTAGATGAACTGCTCGCCTGGCATATCCTGCCGTGGAGCGGGCGTTTTCTGGAGCTGTTTATCGCAAATGCCGAACATCCGTTTTATCAGGCATTGGGCGAATTAACCCGCATTACGCTTGCCGACTGGAGCAAAGAGTTGTTGATTCCCGTCGCGCAAAAAGAGATTTATTTCTGATAACCGGCTTCAATCCCGCTCGTCACTGGGCGGGAATATTAATAACTGCGATAATTAAAAGTGACGTTGTCACATCAAATCGCCATCATCCCTTCAGCATTTCGTTGTGGTTAATGGCCTTCATGACGCACAATATCCCTCTTTTCCCGCTACGCTAATTGGCATGCATCGCTTACACCACTTCCCGGACATGAAAGGCATGTTACGGCGGCTGATTTTCGCCGTCTGGATTGGCGTCGCCTCAGCGATAGTCGTCTGGCTGTTTCGCCAGTCGATGTACTTTCTGGAAGGCCTATTTTTGGGCGATCACAGCGGCAGCCTGGTTGCCGCCGCTGCGGCACTGCCATCATGGCGACGATTGCTCACCCCTGCATTGGGTGGGTTGCTTGCCGGTACGCTACTTTGGGCATGGCAACGCGCTACGCGCCAGCGCCCTTCTGCGCCCACTGACTACATGGAAGCCATTGAAACGGGCGACGGACGCTTAGATGTTGGAGCCAGCCTGGTTAAATCGGCAGCCTCGCTGATAGTGGTCGCCAGCGGTAGCGCTATTGGCCGTGAAGGGGCGATGGTGCTACTGGCAACCGTTTTTGCTTCTGTATTCGCACAGCGTTGCTCGCATAAAGACGAATGGAAGTTGTGGGTCGCCTGTGGCGCAGCCGCCGGGATGGCAAGCGCCTATCATGCGCCGCTGGCGGGTAGCTTGTTTATCGCAGAAATTCTGTTTGGCACTCTGATGCTTGCCTCTCTTGGCCCTGTGGTGATTGCCGCCGTCTGCGCCTTGCTGATGACCCACCTATTAAACGACGAGCAAACGCTGCTTTATACTGTCCGCGCACTCAGCGCCCCACAGCCGGTTCAATATCTACTCATGGCGTCGCTCGGCCTGCTTGCGGGTATTGCAGGGCCGCTGTTTCTTTGGTTGATGGCGCAAAGCAGTAAACTATTCCAGCGTTTGCAGTTAACTCCTCCGTTACAACTTGCGTTAGGGGGATTGCTGGTTGGGCTGCTTTCGCTTATCACACCGCTGGTTTGGGGCAATGGTTACAGCGTAGTGCAGTCATTTCTCTCGCAACCGCCTGCGCTGCTGTTCGTGGCAGGGATTCTGGTCTACAAATTGGCGGCGGTACTGGCAAGCAGTGGCTCAGGCGCTCCAGGCGGCGTGTTTACCCCGACGTTATTTGTCGGCGCGGCATTGGGAATGTTAGTGGGGCAATGGTTCGGAATATGGGCGTGGAGCGGGGATAACGTGGCGATTTTGCTGGCGCTCACCGGAATGGCAACGCTTTTGGCTGCCACCACGCATGCACCGATAATGTCTACGCTGATGGTTTGTGAAATGACGGGGGAGTTTACACTGCTCCCCGGTTTACTGGTGTCGTGCGTGGTGGCATCAGCGCTCTCGCGCTGGTTACGCCCGCAGACGGTCTATACTCAACGCGCCGCTAAGACGGGATAAATCGATGTAGTTTGCCAGTTCACGCTGTTCTGCCCGTGGCAAATAAGGCAGCTCACCCACCAGCGGTCCCGGCAGTTTTTTACTGAGTACATCAATGATTTCAGCGTAGTGCGCAAGCCCTGGATTGATGCGGTTCGCCACCCAGCCAATCAACGGTAAGCCGTCATTAGCAATGGCCTGAGCCGTCAGCAAGGCGTGATTAATACACCCTTCCTGAATACCCACAACCATCAATACCGGTAATTGTTCCTGCACCACCCACTCGGATAACGGACGTAGATCGTTCATTAAACTGCGCCAACCGCCAGTGCCCTCAACCACAACGTGATCCACGAGGCCGGTTAAATTTTGCAGCCCGTCAGACAGCAACGAATAGTTGATTTGGCAATTGTGGCTAACGCTGCTTTCTTCTTCGCTCAGCGCGATAGGGTTGATGGCTTCATAAGGCAGTGAAACAGTGGAAACACTTTGCAGAACTAACGCATCTTTGTTGCGCAGGCCCTCTGGCGTCTCTTTACACCCTTTGGCCACCGGCTTATAGCCGACAACACTTTTGCCACTGGCTGCAAGCGCCTGCAACAAGGCGCGAGAAACCACAGTCTTCCCGACTGCAGTATCGGTACCTGTTATAAAGAAACGCGTAAGCATGACTAACTCCCAAGGCAATGCTTCAAATACCCGTCTTTCTCAGTGAGGTAAGACGGATATTAGTGATTAGAAATTGAATAATTCAGGAGTGAAAGTCTAAAAGAATAGTGATTCGACCAGTTTGAGATAGCGCAATTTTTAGTGGATCAGCCTACGACATTACCCTTGCAGCAGACGAATCAATAACGAACCGTTATACATTGCGTCTTTTACCAGCGCCGCACCGGCCATGGTTCCACGGTGATTATATTGCGTGCTTTCGACAATCATATGCTCGCTATACGCCGGTAACGACTGCTGACGAATGCAATCCGTGATCGCCGGATGCAGAATTTCTGCGGCTCGGTTGAGTGGCGAACCAATCAGGATTTTTTGTGGATGGAACAAATTGACCATAATCGCAAGTATTCGGCCGACGTTGGTGCCTACCCCGAGAATAATATCTTTCGCTAATAGGTCGCCGTTGAGCGCGGCATCACACAACGATTCGACGGTGAGCGGCTGTTCATGCAGCATGGAGCCCATCGACTGGCTCATGCGCAACTGGGCTAACTCCAGCACGCTGTCGATGCTGGCTATCGTTTCAAGGCAACCGTTATTGCCGCAATAGCAGCGCTTGCCGTAGGGGTCGACCTGAGTATGGCCTATTTCGACCAGGCTGCTGCTGCCCGCGTGAAGCAAGCGTCCATCGGTAATAACGCCGGCACCGACGTTATCATCAATGACCACCTGAATCACATCACGCGCGCCTTTTGACGCACCAAACAGGCCTTCGGCCATCGTCCACGCGCTGATATCGTGTTGAACATACACCGGCACGCCAGTGTAGTTTTCAAGGATCTCGCCAAGTGGCATATCACAGACATCATAAAACGGCATGCGATGGACGATGCCGCGCTTGGTGTCGATAATCCCGGGCATCGTGATGGCAATCGCGGTGAGACGTTCGAGCTTTTGCTGATGGCGGATAAAGAACTGGTCGATCTGCGCGATGATCCGCTCGATGAGCGGCTGCGTGTCTTCAACACTGAGCGAAACGGCATCTTCAACAATCAGTTTGCTGCTTAAATCATGCAGACCGAGTGAAATTTCCCCACGGCTGATTCGCACGGACAAGTAGTGCCATGCTTCAGTTTCCAGCATCAGCCCCACAGCAGGACGCCCGCGGCTGCCAGGGTCCTGAATTTCAGTTTCCTGCACCAGATGGGCTTCAATCATTTCACGAACAATTTTCGTGATGCTGGCAGGAGCGAGTTGCGCCAGACGAGAAAGATCGATTCGCGACACCGGTCCATGGGTATCAATCAGACGATAAACAACGCCCGCATTGGTTTGCTTGATCTGATCGATATGGCCCGGTTGGCTATCAGCAACCACTTGCGACTCCCTTTATTTTCGCGCTTCGAAATAAACTTTGGGCTATGGTGAAACACTTCAACCAGAGGAGTCAAATATTTACGTAGGGTTGTGATTTACCGCACATATTAGGCCGCTTTAATCGTCTTTTAGAACCATTATTGACTGAGTCAGCAAGGCGGAGATTCTAAGTGCTGCGGCTGACAATTCGCGATGTTTTGGCCACACTAACCACATTTCTGACTGCGCCTCGGACTCTTCGATGGGCAACCAAACCACTTCCGATAAATGAACACGTTTAAATGATGCCGGAAGAATCGAAACTCCCAGCCCCGCAGACACCAGCCCGATTATTGTCATCGCCTCGCCCACTTCCTGCGTGATATAGGGTGTGATTCCATGACGCTGTAACAGGCCGAGAATATCGTCATACAGACCGGTTCCGACATGAGGGTCAAAAAAGACAAACGGTTCGTTTGCCAACTGTTGCAGAGAAATCGCCGCGCATTGGGCAAGCTTGTTGTCGCGGTGCACCATCGCCAGCAGGGGTTCCCGCAACACCACCTTCCAGTCCAGCGTGTCCGGAAGCCGCGTATTTCGCATTAATCCCAGTTCAAGTTCACCGTCATTAAGCGGTGCGATTTGCTCGCGGGTGTTAATTTCCCGCATCTGCAAATGCACATCGGGATAACTGCGGCGAAAAGTCGACAGGCTGTCAGATACCGTTTTGATAAACGGCGCAGAAGAGGTGAAACCAATGCGTAATTCACCCGCCTCCCCTTGATGCAGCCTGGCTGCCCGCCCGGCAGCGATCTCAACCTGGCTTAAAATCTGCCGCGCGTCCTGCAAAAACTGACGCCCCGCAGCGGTCAGGCTCACACTTCGGTTGGTTCTCGCCAGTAAACGTGCGCCAATTTGTTGTTCAAGGATTTGAATCTGCTGACTCAACGGTGGCTGTGAAATACGCAGGCGCGCCGCCGCACGACCAAAATGGAGCTCTTCCGCAACCGCCACGAAGTAACGCAGATGCCGCAATTCAATATTCATATTTTAAACATATCAATTGAGATTATTAATATATTAGACAGAACATTAGCGATTTTCTACTCTGAACAGAAGACTTCAAAAGCGTATTAAGGACCCATTTTGAGCCGTACAACCCTCGTCGACACCGCAGAGGCAGAAGATGTTGACGACAGAATTTCACTCCAGCCTGCCACTTATATTAAACGGGGTTCGCCTCAGTTCATGCGCGTCACTCTGGCGCTATTTTCTGCAGGACTCGCAACCTTTGCGCTACTTTATTGCGTGCAACCCATCCTGCCGGTCCTGTCGCATGAGTTTGGCGTATCCCCCGCCAGTAGCAGCGTTTCCCTTTCGGTTTCTACCGCCATGTTGGCGATTGGGCTGCTGTTTACCGGGCCACTTTCTGATGCCATTGGCCGCAAACCCGTGATGGTGACCGCGTTATTGCTCGCATCAAGCTGCACACTGCTCTCCACCATGATGACCAGTTGGCAGGGGATATTAGTGATGCGCGCCTTGATTGGGTTATCGCTAAGTGGGGTCGCCGCCGTGGGCATGACCTATCTGAGTGAAGAAATTCACCCAAGCGTTGTGGCCTTTTCAATGGGGCTGTATATCAGCGGCAACGCGATTGGAGGCATGAGTGGCCGTCTGTTAAGTGGAGTCCTGACCGATTTCTTTAACTGGCGCATCGCGGTCGCCGGCATCGGCTGTTTCGCCCTGGCCTCAGCCCTCATGTTCTGGAAAATCCTGCCTGAATCCCGACACTTCCGCCCTTCTTCCCTGCGCCCTAAAACCCTGTTTATTAATTTCCGTCTGCACTGGCGTGACCCGGGATTGCCGTTGTTATTCGCTCAGGGCTTTTTACTGATGGGCGCGTTTGTCACCCTGTTCAATTACATTGGTTATCGCTTGATGCAAGGGCCATGGTATTTGAGCCAGGCGGTGGTTGGCTTATTGTCAGTGGTGTATTTAATCGGAACCTGGAGTTCACCCAAAGCCGGAGCGATGGCCGCAAAATTTGGTCGTGGCCCTGTCATGATCTTTTCTACTGCGATGATGCTGCTCGGTTTGGTGCTAACCGTGTTCTCACCCCTTGCGATTATTTTCATCGGGATGCTGCTTTTTTCTGCCGGATTCTTCGCCGCGCACTCGGTCGCCAGTGGCTGGATTGGCCCGCGTGCGAAACGTGCGAAAGGGCAAGCCTCATCATTATATTTGTTTAGTTATTACCTTGGCTCAAGCCTTGCCGGGACGTGTGGTGGGATTTTCTGGCACCAGTTCGGATGGGCCGGTGTGGCGAGTTTTATCGGCACTCTTTTGGTCATCTCATTGTTAGTGGGGACGCGTTTGCATCATCGCGCACATTAACTCTGCCACAGCCTCGTTTTCGGGATGGCTTTTTGCTATTTTCGCTTGCGTACATCATCTCTTCACGAGGCTCTATGGAAAAGCAAAACTACAATCACCTCACCCGCACCTTCCAGCGTCTTTCCCGTTTTGGACACCTCTCAGCCATCGCTGGCTGGGATATGTTCACCAATATGCCACCTAATGGCAGCACAGCTCGCGGTGAAGCCCTGGCTGAACTCAGCGTTTTGCAACACCAAATCCTGACCGATAAAAAAATAGCCACGCTGTTACAAGCTGCAGTTCAGGAAGAACTTAACGATGTTGAACGCGCCAACCTTCGTGAAATGACCCGCCAATATCAAGAAGCCATTTTACTGCCTGCTTCACTGGTAGAAGAGAAATCGCTGGTGGGTACGCGCTGTGAGCATGGCTGGCGGACTCAACGCCCCGCCAATGACTGGCAAGGTTTCGCCGCCAATCTGAAAGACGTGGTTCGCGTTTGCCGTGAAGAGGCAAAACTTCGCGCCGATGCCAAAGGAAAATCCCGCTACGACGCACTGTTAGATATTTACGAGCCGGGCATGAGCAGCGCCAAACTCGATGTGTTATTCGGTGATTTACGCAGTTGGTTGCCTGAATTACTGCAAAAAGTGGTCGATAAGCAGGCGAAAGAATCTGTCATAACACCGGCAGGCCCGTTCGCCACCCATGACCAACGCGAGCTAGGTCTGGAAACCATGAAGTTGCTGGGCTTTGACTTTAACGGCGGCAGGCTGGATGTCAGCGCTCATCCCTTCTGCGGTGGCGTTCCGGAAGATGTGCGCATTACCACGCGCTACGACGAGTCCGATTTGGTCAGTGCGTTGTTTGGCGTTATCCACGAAACAGGCCACGCACGCTATGAACAAAACCTGCCGCGTGAATGGCTCGGCCAGCCGGTCGCATTAGCGCGTTCGACGGCTATCCACGAATCCCAAAGTCTGTTCTTCGAGATGCAATTGGGTCGCAGCAAAGAGTTCCTGAAACTGCTGTTGCCGAAGGTGATCGCGCGGTTCGGCAAGCAGCCTGCATTTGAAACATCGAACTTTATTGCGGTGAACCAACGCGTTGAACGTGGGTTTATTCGCGTCGATGCCGATGAAGTGAGTTATCCGGCCCACGTCGTTTTGCGCTACGAAATTGAGCGTGCGCTGATTGATGGCGATATCGAGGTTGAGGACATCCCGGCACTTTGGGATGAGAAAATGCAGCACTGGTTGGGGCTGTCCACCAAAGACAACTTCCGCAACGGCTGTATGCAAGATATTCACTGGACGGACGGTGCGTTTGGTTACTTCCCATCGTACACGCTGGGTGCGATGTATGCCGCGCAACTGTTCAATGCCGCCAAACTCGCATTGCCACAGCTCGAAGCAGATATTGCCGAAGGTCACTTCAGCGCGTTGTTCGACTGGTTACGTCAGAATATCTGGCAGCACGGCAGCCGGTTCACCACCTCAGAACTTATCACCAACGCGACGGGTGAAGACCTTAACCCGCTCTATTTCCGCAAACATTTAGAAGCACGCTATTTGTAATCACAAAATAGTTTGAGGAGTAGAAAGGCGGTAAGCACGCGAACCCCAGTCACATAGATAACGATGTGACTGGGGGTTTGTACAAACCGTTACACGCCGATACCAATCACTCACTGAAGCCCTTGATCCACATGTTTATAGTTCATCTCAACGGCCCCGCAGGGGTTTAAACATAAACAAATTCGAGGATGTCGAGATGAATAAAGTATTAGCTCTGGTAGTTGCCGCTGCAATGGGTCTGTCCTCTGCCGCTTTCGCTGCTGAAACAACTGCAACTCCAGCACCTGTTGCAACGTCTTCCGTTGCTAAAGCTCCTGCTGCAAAAACCACTCATCATAAAAAACACAAAAAAGCAGCCACCGAGCAAAAAGCTCAAGCCGCTAAAAAACACAAAAAAGAAGTGAAGAAAACTGAAGCAGCAAAACCTGCTCAGGTTGAACAAAAAGCGCAGGCAGCTAAAAAGCACCACAAAAAACCTGTAGCTAAAGCAGATGCGGCTAAACCTGCTGCGCAAAAAGCCCAGGCTGCTAAAAAACACCACAAAAAACCTGTAGCAAAAACTGAAGCTGCAAAACCAGCCGCTCAGCCAACTGCATAAGTTGTTACCCGTGAGCCTTCGCGTAGCGGCTAACGCCGCCTGAATAATCACGGGTCTATCGGGGCAACCCCGAAAGCATAGCCACACTAAAAACACCCGGTTCGCCGGGTGTTTACTTCCGGAGTCTGGATGATGTTGCGACGCTATAGTTTTGAAATCATCCTCACGCTGCTCATCCTTTGCGGCATTATTACGCTAAGCTTCTGGCTGTAATGACTTTTTACTCCCACTTTCTGTGCGACCCGTCTATAGTTAATCCATTCGCTGGGTTTATATAAAAATCAAAATTAATCGCCCCATCAGAGAGTGATATGCGCAAAAAAGTTGTGATGCTGTTAGGAGTGTTGTGTTTTTTACCGGCCCTTTCCCACGCTGATGGCGAGAGCGCAGCTGACGTCAAAACGCTGTTTTTTGGTAAGGATGACCGCACGCGAGTTACCGATCCTGCAAGTTCTCCGTGGGATGCCATTGGCCAGCTTGAGACTGCCAGTGGTAATTTGTGTACCGCAACCTTAATTTCCCCCCACCTCGCATTGACCGCGGGACATTGCTTGCTGCAACCGCCGCGCGGAACACCTGACAAAGCCATTGCTTTGCGATTTGTCTCGCATAAGGGAACGTGGCGCTACGAAATTCATGGCATTGAAGGACGAGTGGAATCCACGCTTGGTCGTCGTCTGAAACCTGATGGAGAGGGATGGATTGTCCCGCCGGGTGCGGCTCCCCATGATTTTGGCCTGATTGTGTTGCACAACCCACCATCCGGTATCACGCCGTTGCCACTGTTTGAAGGCGACCGCGATGCGCTCACCGAAGCACTCAAAAACCAGAATCGAAAAGTCACGCAATCAGGTTATCCGGAAGATCATCTGGACTCCCTTTATACCCATAACGATTGCCTGATTACGGGCTGGGCGCAGAAAACGGTACTTTCACATCAGTGCGATACTTTGCCTGGGGACAGCGGCTCACCGTTAATGCTGAAAACAGAAAATGGCTGGCAATTAATTGCCGTACAAAGTTCGGCACCTGCGGCGAAAGATCGCTATCGCGCCGACAACCGCGCCATTTCGGTGACCGGTTTTCGTGATCAATTACAGAAATTAGCCAATCAATAATTTCACCGCCCGGTATTCACGCCGGGCGGTTTTTCTTTTACGCCAGTTTGATGAGTACCATCCCTGTGAGCAGTAACACCAGGCCTATCCAACCTTTACGATTGAGCCGTTGACCAAACAATATCCAACCGGCCGCCACGGTTGCGATAATGCCAAACCCGCCCCATAGTGCATAAGCTACCGACAATTCAATACCTTTAACCGCCTGTGACAGCGCACTGAAGGCCGCCAATACCGCACAAAGCGACAGCACGCCATAACCAAAACGGCGGAAACCATCGGAGTGTTTCAGGAAAATGTTAGCCATAATTTCCAGCACGATTGCCGCCAGCAGCCACAATGCGTGCACCCATTCAAACGACGGCATGTTGACTATCCTTTACTGGTTTTAAGGCCTTTTCTTTTTTCGTGGCGGTGCCTGATTTAATCAGCGCAATCCCGACCACCAGCGTAGTGAGTCCCATTATTTTCAGAAGTGAGATGGACTCATCAAACAGCAGAACACTGAATAAAGTAATAAATAAAATACCGATGCCTTCCCACATGGCATAAGCGACCCCGAGGGCGATTTTTTTAACCGAAAATGATAATAAAATATAAGATAGCGTGATCATTAACAGCATGAAAATATACCCGATGTTGTCATCGCTAACGCTTGACCATTTCATCGATAAAGTGCCGGTAATTTCCGCAACAATCGCAAGTGCTAATAAAATCCAATAGATCATGATCTCTCTCCTGACAGAGAAAATAGCCGTACTACAGCTTAAAACGCGCTAAAAATAAGCAACGAAAAAATAAAAAGGCTGTTAAACGTTATCCCTAAATAATTCGAGTTGTAGGACTAAAACGTCAAAAGCGTTTTAGAACAGCGATAAGGTCGCACGAGTGCAGTCAATGCACCGACAGCTTGAAGTATGACGGGATAAAACGGGAGAAAGATCTAAAGCGCGTTACGCCAGTGTTGCTCACCGGAAAGAGAAAAAGCAGAAGAAAAAGAAGGAGATTGACGGATTTCTAACATGTTGAACAGCTTGTTCGTAAGCATAATGTCCATAGTTTTCACAACTTATCCGCGTTGTTGCTTCTCATCAGTTGCGGATAGTAAATTGTCCTCAGTAGTTATACATACGCAATTTGTACCATATCCAGGAATGTACTTGCCTCCCCTTTTCAATTCTTTACGAAGATTCCCACAAAAAATAACGGTGTATTACTTAATTGCGCCCCCGTATTATACGGTTAATTAAGGAATGAATAATTGCGCGGGAGATAATCAATAGTGGCAAAACCCATTATTACGTTAAGTGGATTAAAAGTCGTCATCATGTTGGGGATGTTAGTGGTCATCCTGGTGGGCATAAAAGTGGCGGCGGATATCATCATTCCGTTTATTCTGTCGCTGTTTATTGCCATCGTTCTCAACCCGATGATACGCCGCCTGGAACGGATGCATGTCCCGCGAGTGCTGGCGATTACCATGGTTATTTCGGTGATTATCTTCTTTGTTGTACTGCTGCTTGCCTATCTTGGCACCACACTCAATGAGCTGACACGAACTCTGCCGCAATATCGTGCATCATTTATCTCCCCGCTCCAGGCAATGGACCCGTGGCTGCAACGGGCCGGGATCACGGTATCGGTGGACGAACTGTTCAAGTATATCGATCCCAATGCGGCTATGACGTTAGCCACAAGCCTGATCACTCAGCTTTCCAATGCGATGTCCTCAATCTTTTTATTGCTGCTGACCGTAGTATTTATGCTGATTGAAGTGCCGCAATTACCGATAAAACTTCATCAATTGATGTCTCGCCCAGAGGTAGGCATGGGGGCAATTCAGCGAGCACTGGACAGCGTAAGTCGTTATCTGGTGCTGAAAACGGCGATAAGCCTGGTCACCGGCCTGGTGGTCTGGATTATGTTGGCCATGCTTGATGTGCGTTTTGCTTTCGTCTGGGCGCTGCTCGCCTTCTCGCTCAATTACATTCCCAACATCGGTTCGGTACTGGCAGCCATCCCCCTGTCGCGCAAGTGTTGGTATTCAGTGGTTTATATGAGGCATTGCTGGTGGTTGCCGGTTATCTGGCTATCAACCTGGTGTTCGGCAATATCATTGAGCCACGCATGATGGGCCGAGGTTTAGGATTATCCACTCTGGTGGTGTTCTTATCGTTGATATTCTGGGGTTGGCTTTTGGGGCCAGTGGGTATGCTGTTATCGGTTCCGCTCACTATTGCCGTGAAAATTGCTCTTGAGCAAAACGAAGGCGGCAAAAGTATTGCTGTGCTGCTCAGTGATGTGACTAAAAGCTAAACTGCCAGAGCCGTTTACCCACGGTGGGCGGCTCTGGCGTCTGTTTACAGGGTATAACCCGGTTTTTTGGCAAGCGTATCAAGAGCCGGAGCGATCTCTTTATCGTAAACATCCTCTTTCCAACGGTCTTTCTGGATAGGGGTTAACGCGACAGATAATGATTCATCTGTTGAATTGAAATGCTTCTTGAGTACGGCACAAATGTCAGTGGCCAGCGCTTCTTTTTGCTCGTCAGTCAGTTCACGCGGAAAGTGTTTTACAGTGATATGCGGCACAGTGGTTCTCCCCTTTATTGGAAATATTAAGTTTATACCCGTTCGTTGCAACAGCTAAGGTAGATTAATCGCCGCAAATTCCGCAAGGCTGAAACCATAGCGCGGGTCATTGACGCTCAGACCAAATTTATCCTGAAGCAACTGATACAACTCCGCTGCATCGTCTATCGTTCGCGGTTGCCCGTCGTTAAATTGCCAGTCATTTTGCGTCAACGTGGTGCCATCGGCTTTTTTCAAACACATCATTAAATGATGATAGAAATGCGATTGAGGCCAGGTCGAAACATAATGGTTGGCGACCTCGAAGTCTGATGCGTACTGGGGCTGTAAATCAAATCGATACAACGGCAGCCATTCATCCTGTTGTTGAATACTCAGCAGATAATCGTCATCGATTTGCGTCAACCGATAATCACCAAAGTCGGTGTTCTGCACCACATCTCGTTCGAGACGCAACGCAGACGTCAGTGTTTTGCCACCAAAACCCACATCCGCGAGGTAGCGTTGCTGGTTTAGAGTGATAAGTAACAAGCGATGCGTGCGAGGCGGCATCTCGGCGGGTTGTGCTATCAACACTCGGGCACCCAGGTCTTCAACCACAAAACCGATATGCTCAAGCGCCGCACGCAGCAATGCGTTTTGCTCGTAGCAGTATCCACCCCGCCCGGCGACCACAAGTTTTTGAAAAACGGCGTCTATATCTAAGCGGATTTCACGCCTTAGTAACACATCTATATTTTCAAACGGTATCGCGCACGTATGCAGCAGATGAATGCGTTGTAAGGTTTCGAGGTTCGGTTTTGCCTCGCCCTGGAAAGCGATGCGAGTAAAATACGCCTGAAGGTCAAAAGCCATAATCTCAATCTCTTAAAAATAGATGAGTTCACTATAATGCGTTTTTTTGCCCGTAAATGATCGATAATGCCAAATACACACCGGAAAATGAGCGCTATAAGGAAACCCGCCGTGAAAACCAAATCGATGACGCTTTACGATGTGGCGAAACATGCCCAAGTTTCCTATCAAACAGTCTCGCGCGTTATCAATCAGGCGGAACACGTTTCTGACAAAACCCGGCGAAAAGTCGAAGCTTCGATGCGGGCGCTCAATTACGTTCCCAACCGTGTAGCACAGCAACTGGCAGGGAAACTGAGCCAGAACATTGGCCTGGTGACCAGTAATTTGTCGTTGCATGCACCGTCGCAAATCGCCTCAGCCATTAAGACTCAGGCCAGCAAACTTCACTTTAACGTGATGATGTCGATGATTGAGCAGCCTGATATAGAAGCCTGTAAAAATGCGGTCAACAGTTTGCTGTCTCAGCGCGTTGACGGCTTGATTATCAACATTCCGTTGGAAGATGAGCAGGCACAAACTCTCACCGAAATGTGTGGTCATGTTCCGGTGTTATTCCTGGATGTTTCACCCGCGCTGAATAGTGACAGCATTACTTTTGATGCGACGGCCGGTACGCATCTGGCGATTGAGCATCTGGTTGCGCAAGGTCATCAGCGTATCGCGTTACTGAA
The nucleotide sequence above comes from Buttiauxella selenatireducens. Encoded proteins:
- the mlc gene encoding sugar metabolism global transcriptional regulator Mlc; protein product: MVADSQPGHIDQIKQTNAGVVYRLIDTHGPVSRIDLSRLAQLAPASITKIVREMIEAHLVQETEIQDPGSRGRPAVGLMLETEAWHYLSVRISRGEISLGLHDLSSKLIVEDAVSLSVEDTQPLIERIIAQIDQFFIRHQQKLERLTAIAITMPGIIDTKRGIVHRMPFYDVCDMPLGEILENYTGVPVYVQHDISAWTMAEGLFGASKGARDVIQVVIDDNVGAGVITDGRLLHAGSSSLVEIGHTQVDPYGKRCYCGNNGCLETIASIDSVLELAQLRMSQSMGSMLHEQPLTVESLCDAALNGDLLAKDIILGVGTNVGRILAIMVNLFHPQKILIGSPLNRAAEILHPAITDCIRQQSLPAYSEHMIVESTQYNHRGTMAGAALVKDAMYNGSLLIRLLQG
- a CDS encoding MFS transporter: MSRTTLVDTAEAEDVDDRISLQPATYIKRGSPQFMRVTLALFSAGLATFALLYCVQPILPVLSHEFGVSPASSSVSLSVSTAMLAIGLLFTGPLSDAIGRKPVMVTALLLASSCTLLSTMMTSWQGILVMRALIGLSLSGVAAVGMTYLSEEIHPSVVAFSMGLYISGNAIGGMSGRLLSGVLTDFFNWRIAVAGIGCFALASALMFWKILPESRHFRPSSLRPKTLFINFRLHWRDPGLPLLFAQGFLLMGAFVTLFNYIGYRLMQGPWYLSQAVVGLLSVVYLIGTWSSPKAGAMAAKFGRGPVMIFSTAMMLLGLVLTVFSPLAIIFIGMLLFSAGFFAAHSVASGWIGPRAKRAKGQASSLYLFSYYLGSSLAGTCGGIFWHQFGWAGVASFIGTLLVISLLVGTRLHHRAH
- the bioD gene encoding dethiobiotin synthase — its product is MLTRFFITGTDTAVGKTVVSRALLQALAASGKSVVGYKPVAKGCKETPEGLRNKDALVLQSVSTVSLPYEAINPIALSEEESSVSHNCQINYSLLSDGLQNLTGLVDHVVVEGTGGWRSLMNDLRPLSEWVVQEQLPVLMVVGIQEGCINHALLTAQAIANDGLPLIGWVANRINPGLAHYAEIIDVLSKKLPGPLVGELPYLPRAEQRELANYIDLSRLSGALSIDRLRA
- a CDS encoding LysR family transcriptional regulator, which gives rise to MNIELRHLRYFVAVAEELHFGRAAARLRISQPPLSQQIQILEQQIGARLLARTNRSVSLTAAGRQFLQDARQILSQVEIAAGRAARLHQGEAGELRIGFTSSAPFIKTVSDSLSTFRRSYPDVHLQMREINTREQIAPLNDGELELGLMRNTRLPDTLDWKVVLREPLLAMVHRDNKLAQCAAISLQQLANEPFVFFDPHVGTGLYDDILGLLQRHGITPYITQEVGEAMTIIGLVSAGLGVSILPASFKRVHLSEVVWLPIEESEAQSEMWLVWPKHRELSAAALRISALLTQSIMVLKDD
- the clcB gene encoding voltage-gated ClC-type chloride channel ClcB gives rise to the protein MHRLHHFPDMKGMLRRLIFAVWIGVASAIVVWLFRQSMYFLEGLFLGDHSGSLVAAAAALPSWRRLLTPALGGLLAGTLLWAWQRATRQRPSAPTDYMEAIETGDGRLDVGASLVKSAASLIVVASGSAIGREGAMVLLATVFASVFAQRCSHKDEWKLWVACGAAAGMASAYHAPLAGSLFIAEILFGTLMLASLGPVVIAAVCALLMTHLLNDEQTLLYTVRALSAPQPVQYLLMASLGLLAGIAGPLFLWLMAQSSKLFQRLQLTPPLQLALGGLLVGLLSLITPLVWGNGYSVVQSFLSQPPALLFVAGILVYKLAAVLASSGSGAPGGVFTPTLFVGAALGMLVGQWFGIWAWSGDNVAILLALTGMATLLAATTHAPIMSTLMVCEMTGEFTLLPGLLVSCVVASALSRWLRPQTVYTQRAAKTG
- the dmsD gene encoding Tat proofreading chaperone DmsD, with translation MSNTTQRLATIALTGKVLGALYYQAPTSQDVAALYATLEDPEWAKQWPVQHAELDAIATRMAEGFNYSQESLSEAWQRLFIGPYALPASPWGSAYLDKENVLFGDSMLELRQWMRENDIANEQESNEPDDHIGILLMLAAWLAEEGMMQKVDELLAWHILPWSGRFLELFIANAEHPFYQALGELTRITLADWSKELLIPVAQKEIYF